The genomic window acacataaaaacacagcaaccaggctgctgctggaccAGACCAGGGGTGTGTTGACCCCTGttctgtcctgctgtgtgtctgatgtttttttttgtagtcTCACCTCTTGCAGGTCCTTGTGTTCTCCATGTTGAACACCAGGTGACCCTCAACGGGGCAGGTGTACGTCCTGCTCATGATGTCTGCACAGTCCTGAAGCAGGGGGGCCAGATTCCTCATCTGATCCAGGACTGAGGTCAGGAACTCGTGAGCGTCCTAAAGTCACAGTGACAAAACAAGGAGTTGACACACAGAAGGGAAAAATCAGGAGGAGGTGGAATCTTAAAAAAGGACCCCAGCTGACTCACTTTCTGCTGCTGGTCCCTGAACTCGGGCACCTGGACTGACAGCACTTCCTTAAATGAATGCAGGAGGCGGCTTTTTCTTTGGTAGTCCAGGGAGGTGTGGGCGTCTCTGACGGCCATGAATCTTCTGCAGAgggtgaaagaaaagagaagttaCTGCTGATCTCTAATTGAaacttttcttctgctttgtggagtgtgtgtgtgtgtgtgtgtgtgtgtgtgtcctctgtaCCTCAACAGTCGGGCACTAGGGACTGAGCTCCAGAGCCACTTCTGGCAGCTGAAGCCCCTCACAAAGTCCCCCAGTCCCAGGAGACTCTGCAGGCTGGAGTTCATATAGCAGCTTTGTCCTGTGTTTGgaaacctgacacacaaacacaacaagtcaaacacacatcaacatgaTCAATTCTTCGTTAACTACATCTTGTTACAAGTTTGGTTCTTGTTCTCACCCGAGGCAGTTGATGATTCTTATGTTTGCACCATAAGTGAAACCAGCTGAACTGTGTGTGAAGctacacagagaaataaatacacacaaacacacagtcagtaaGAATTTAAAGTGTGTTATCTTATTAAAGAGACCCTGACAGTCTTTGAAAACCTTCAGCAAGGTTGTTAATGTCAGATAAACAGGGAAGAGACAgctaaatgtttgatttctgaGACGCTGACTTTGACTGTATCAGTACAACGTGTGGGGGTGTTTTCTACTGACATGTTCAAGTGTTGTTGGTTCAGTGACTGGATGACGGCCTCCCTCCTTAAATCGTTGTAGTTGGGCAAACCAGGCAGCCAGTAGTCTGTCTCATCCTGGTCAGAGTTTGACTGTGGGAGCTTCTTTATTTTTCGTGGACTGTTGATGGAAGAAGACAAGATAAGTTatagaaaatgcaaataaataaaatattaaactggaTTACACATTACTACAGAGTTTATTTAACTGTAACAGATTTTAAAGAAACGTCCCGTGAGTCGACTCAGATGGACATCACGTTTACCAAAGAACTGTGATCATATGTCCGAATAAGACAATGGTTCTCATAAAGCTAATTCATAGTAACATTAAGTCAATTTCATCACCTCCTCTGAGGTTTCTCCTTATCTTTGTTATTGTCGGCAGCAGGACTGACCCGATTCTTTTTCTGTTGGAGGAAAAATTCACTTAGAGTTCAATTATTTAAAGACAGACTGATGGAACGACATCAGATTTAGTCTGGACACAGAGCTAACTGGTTAAAACTGAGCTCAGGGTCCTTTCTGTCGAACATACCTTTAAGCATTTCAACAATCGACGCCACCAACGAGTGTTTTTGGTGGTTTGATTTGACTCAGTTTTGctaagaagaaaaaagatttttctgtAAACCTTTTGCAAAATGAGCAAagtcaaaaaaaataaaggtgtggtgcagaaaactgtttttgtctcaatttttcctcattaatcataataaattattaataaatgctCTACCACACTTTTAAACAAAGTCATTcactaaataaaactgtaaaaacatcactgcacaaactgaaaaaatgaCTCAGTGATAAGATAGTTTTTACCTTGTCTTTCCTCCTGTttgatcagtttgtttcttctgcagAGTAAAAAGAAGAATCATTATTATGAGTGAACTATGTTTAATGGTCACTTACAACAAGTCTCAACAGATCAGTGTATGAAATGATGTTAATGTGATGATCTGATGATTTCTGTCATACCGCTACGTGACGGAAGAGACAGTTCCTCCACTGTTTCTTCTTGCTAATTCTTCCACTCTCAGCTGGGTTTGCTGAGTTTGGAGCTTTGGTGGCAGCAACACTGTTGGTAAAGAGTCATTTAGCCAGGGAATAAGTCAGTAATCATTTGTAAAAAGCAATATTTCAGATGGTAACTAGCTACTGAAACTAATGTGAGGATCAAGGagttgttaaaataataataaaacaacaacagtaataaaTGTTCTTACGTTGTGTGAGAGCTGAGATGTTGTTTGCTCTCATCTGCCACAAGATCCTctgaaggtttttgttttttctgttcagaataaagaataaattgtaaaatattgactgaaaaataaagtgtgtAGCAGCAAACTGGACAGAAATCACCTACAAGACATTTAACTCAATAAAATGTCTGAATATGCCAACGTTTCTAGTTCACAAGTTCAAATTAATGATACAGAATCTGCAGAAATATGTGTAATTCATCAGTGAGACAAACCCTCTGTGGGAAAAAACGCAATCCAAACATCTTGATGCTGATTTGATCCGTTTAGTGACTTAAACTTCAAGTGTTTGCTCTTGTTTAGTTCAAGTGTTGAAGTGAATCTGGTCTCTCAGTGAGACTGGGACTTCTAAACTCAGCAGTTCTGGATTGTGAATGGTTGTGATGTCATAAACTCAGCTCTCTGCTAATGTGCATATTTTAGAATATGTAGAATATAGTATTTATAATGTGTTCAGCTACAGCAATGTCTCCACTGTGTTTGggaaatgctgctgtttgtcatctTACCCAGAGTCTGATGAGAAGGGATCAGTTTCACCTCTGAGCCTCCAGCACAGGACGGGTTTAACTCTGCTCAGCTCAGAGTTAGTAGCAGGTGGAAACTGTTAGAGGGACaaacacagacccacaggtttctccatgttgttttatttttatttacatttaaaatcaaaatgagaGATCATCAGTTCTGCAGAAGTTAGAGTTTGTGATTCAAGCTGACAAGCATTTAATGAAGTAGCAGACAACAGGTTGGGTTGTTTCAAggtttagtttttcatttttgatgaAGCTTTGTTTCCTCCACTGCTtttaataaactacatttaacatATCCTGGAgattttttcatctttcaaagtaaaactgtcTCTATCTGCCCTGCAGGAGGAGACAAAGTACAACATTAAACAAGCTTCTAGATGAATTACTCATAAAGACACAACAGTTTTATCTCAGTGAAACgtgcatcaaataaaaaacacagaaacaccgTGAGCTTCCACAAACAcgtttttaaagttaattaacCTGAAAATATCTGCAGGGTTTATAGGTTACTGCATCAGATTTAAAggtttctttaatatttatctgCTTCTCATTTGCTGTATGCACATCAAACCACAATAATGAATATTGTTCACTGATCAAATGAAGTTTAATGTcattcagtgtctttttttcataataaaaataataataataataattttgctaaaatactaaaacccTGAACGTGTCGTCCCACTCTGACACACTGAACTTCAGTGACTGAGGTCAATCtgtgcaaactgtgttttcactgacagagATCAGTGAAACtgtggctgttgttgttttgtgaagAGTTGACGTCacttctgtttcctccttctGTCAGATCAGATCATGACGTAATAAGCCTGAATGTCATGACGTCATCTCAtcatttagatgttttatgTAGACtactgtgactgtgagtgttCACCTAAACCTTCTCAGTCAGCTGACGAGTGACGAGAGTCGCCGCTGCTGCGTGATGACGTCATGTTAGTCAGAGTCAAAAGCCCGATGAGCTCGTGAGCTCCTCGCCGGGTGCGGTGGCGCGCGCCTGTAATCCAAGCTACCGGGAGGCTGAGGCTGGAGGATCGTTTGAGCTCAGGAGCTCTGAGCTGCAGCGGACTATGGCGATCGGGTGTCCGCACTAAGCTCGGTATCGATATGGTGCTCCTGGGGGAGCCCGGGACCACCAGGTCGTCTAAGGAGGGGTGCACCGGCCCAGGTCGGACACGGAGCAGGTCAAAGCCCCCGTGCCGCTCAGTAGTGGGATCGCGCCTGTGAATAGACGCTGTAGTGCAGCCTGAGTAAAACAGCGGGACCCAGTCTTTTTCAGTCCCTCCCCGACAAACTACTGTcactacacaca from Anabas testudineus chromosome 24, fAnaTes1.2, whole genome shotgun sequence includes these protein-coding regions:
- the LOC113149618 gene encoding ubiquitin carboxyl-terminal hydrolase 37-like, which translates into the protein MNSSLQSLLGLGDFVRGFSCQKWLWSSVPSARLLRRFMAVRDAHTSLDYQRKSRLLHSFKEVLSVQVPEFRDQQQKDAHEFLTSVLDQMRNLAPLLQDCADIMSRTYTCPVEGHLVFNMENTRTCKRCGIQSKQLETFTNLSLDLVPGGSVVQMIQRYQMSLFSLC